One window of the Prochlorococcus marinus XMU1411 genome contains the following:
- a CDS encoding UvrD-helicase domain-containing protein produces the protein MPQTNNFLFKSLNNEQLQAVKHVYGPLLVVAGAGSGKTKALTHRIANLIENNSIDPYNILAVTFTNKAAKEMKARLEVLLAQELALNQFGQPWTTLKEIDQNQLRSNVHQERLQNLWIGTFHSLFSRLLRYDIEKYTDPEGLKWTRRFSIYDETDSQTLVKEIISQDMNLDPKRYDPKKIKRLISNAKNQCLTSNDLLEKADNNFDKTVAEAYKRYRISLSKNNSLDFDDLLLLPVFLLRQNDIVRDYWHKRFKHILVDEYQDTNRTQYELIKLITAGNTDPKKFFNWEDRSIFVVGDADQSIYSFRAADFRILIGFQEDFKTSINDNTKSSLIKLEENYRSSSNILDAANSLIENNSERIDKVLKATKEKGELLTLLSCDDEISEAEAITNKIKSLNNNNQNPIWKNFAILYRTRAQSRVLEESLVRWRIPYTIFGGLRFYDRREIKDAIAYLKVLVNSSDNVSLLRIINVPRRGIGKTTIQKLNELSNRLNIPLWEVLNDKQSLEETVGRSSKGINKFTEVMNDLLCYLENSGPAQLLQLILEKSGYLSDLLSSGTEESEDRRNNLQELINAATQYEEETESGDVEGFLSTAALTTDNDTKKNNPNSVTLMTLHNSKGLEFQNVFITGLEQGLFPSHRSIDTPSLLEEERRLCYVGITRAKERVFLSHARERRLWGGMREATIPSIFLSEIPEDLMDGELPQTGGASIRRDWHLDRLTRVDRNNPNEFVNKPINAVRKLYSGPSKGKSWIVGDKLIHSKFGKGEIIHIFGSGEKISLAVKFGDKGSKILDPRLAPIRYVS, from the coding sequence CAAGATTAGAGGTTCTTCTAGCCCAAGAATTAGCTTTAAATCAATTTGGTCAGCCTTGGACAACTCTCAAAGAAATTGATCAAAATCAATTAAGATCAAACGTTCATCAAGAGAGACTTCAAAATCTTTGGATCGGTACTTTTCATTCTTTATTCTCAAGACTTCTGAGATACGATATTGAAAAATATACTGATCCAGAAGGCCTAAAATGGACAAGGCGATTTTCAATTTATGATGAAACAGATTCTCAAACATTAGTAAAAGAAATTATCAGTCAAGATATGAATCTTGACCCAAAAAGATATGATCCCAAAAAGATTAAGAGATTAATAAGTAATGCTAAAAATCAATGCTTAACTTCTAATGATCTTTTAGAGAAAGCAGATAATAATTTTGATAAAACAGTTGCAGAAGCCTACAAGAGATATAGAATTTCTCTCTCAAAAAATAATTCTTTAGACTTTGATGATCTCCTACTTTTGCCGGTTTTCTTATTGAGGCAAAATGATATAGTCAGAGATTACTGGCACAAAAGATTTAAACATATTTTAGTTGACGAATATCAAGATACAAATAGAACACAATATGAACTTATAAAATTAATTACTGCTGGTAATACTGACCCAAAAAAATTCTTCAATTGGGAAGATCGGTCAATTTTTGTAGTTGGGGATGCTGATCAAAGTATTTATAGTTTCAGAGCAGCTGACTTCAGAATTTTAATTGGTTTTCAAGAAGATTTTAAAACTTCAATCAACGACAATACAAAATCATCTTTAATTAAATTAGAAGAAAATTATAGGTCATCTTCTAATATTCTTGATGCTGCAAACTCACTAATTGAAAACAACTCTGAAAGAATTGACAAAGTTTTAAAGGCTACTAAAGAAAAAGGGGAACTTTTAACTTTACTCAGCTGTGATGATGAAATTTCCGAAGCAGAAGCAATCACCAATAAAATAAAATCACTCAATAACAATAATCAAAACCCAATTTGGAAAAATTTTGCAATATTATATCGAACCAGAGCTCAGTCAAGAGTATTAGAAGAATCTCTTGTAAGGTGGCGCATTCCTTATACAATTTTTGGAGGATTGCGTTTTTATGATAGAAGAGAAATTAAAGATGCAATAGCATATTTGAAAGTTCTGGTTAATTCTTCAGATAACGTTAGTCTTTTACGAATCATAAATGTTCCTAGAAGAGGGATTGGTAAGACTACTATTCAAAAACTTAATGAACTATCTAATAGGTTAAATATCCCATTATGGGAGGTTCTTAATGATAAGCAAAGTCTTGAAGAAACAGTAGGCCGATCATCAAAAGGAATTAATAAATTTACTGAAGTTATGAATGATCTACTGTGTTACCTAGAAAATTCAGGGCCCGCTCAACTACTACAACTTATATTAGAAAAAAGTGGTTATTTAAGTGACTTGTTATCTAGTGGGACGGAAGAATCTGAAGATAGAAGAAATAACTTACAAGAACTAATTAATGCAGCTACTCAATATGAAGAAGAAACAGAAAGTGGAGATGTAGAGGGATTTCTCTCTACAGCAGCCTTAACAACTGATAATGATACGAAGAAAAATAACCCAAACTCTGTAACTCTTATGACTCTGCATAATAGTAAAGGTTTAGAATTTCAAAATGTTTTTATCACTGGGCTAGAACAAGGTCTATTCCCTAGCCATAGATCAATAGATACTCCCTCACTTCTTGAAGAGGAAAGAAGATTATGCTATGTAGGTATTACTAGAGCTAAAGAAAGAGTTTTCTTAAGTCATGCCAGAGAAAGAAGATTATGGGGTGGAATGCGTGAAGCAACAATTCCTTCAATATTTCTCTCAGAAATACCTGAAGATTTAATGGATGGCGAATTACCACAAACTGGTGGTGCTTCAATTAGAAGAGATTGGCATCTTGATCGTTTAACTAGAGTTGATCGAAACAATCCAAATGAATTTGTTAACAAACCAATAAATGCAGTAAGGAAATTATATTCAGGTCCCAGTAAAGGAAAAAGCTGGATAGTTGGAGATAAGCTAATTCACTCAAAGTTTGGGAAAGGTGAAATCATACATATTTTTGGGAGTGGGGAAAAAATATCTTTAGCAGTAAAATTTGGTGATAAAGGAAGTAAAATTCTAGATCCCAGATTAGCTCCAATTCGTTATGTAAGTTAA